The following is a genomic window from Antechinus flavipes isolate AdamAnt ecotype Samford, QLD, Australia chromosome 3, AdamAnt_v2, whole genome shotgun sequence.
GTCACCATTGCAGAAACAttacccccttcccctccccaattgACGTGGCTCATAGATaggaagtctctctctctctctgtctctgtctctctctgtctctgtctctctctttctctctctgtatctctgtctctctctctctctctctctgtctctgtctctctctgtcactctctctgtctctctctctgtgtgtcactctctctgtgtgtcactctctctgtctctgtctctcttttgtctcctctctctctcctctgtctctctgtctctctctcgtctctctctctctctctctatctctctgtctctgtctctctctctctttgtctgcctgtctctctttctttgtctcctctctctctctctaaagctttttgttttcagaacataagcagataatttttcaccactgacccttacctaaccttgtgttccagatttccccctccttccccctctcccctcccctagatgacaagcaatccaatatatgttaaacatattaaaaaataagttaaaccCAACATATGCGGACATATTTAtccaattatcttgctgcacacacgggaaaaatcaaataaaaaaggaaaaaaattaagaaagaaaacaaaaagcaagcaaacgacaacaaaaagagtcagagtgctatgttgtgatccacactcaggaAGTCTCCTGACATAAGAGTTTAAAGGAGAGGTACAAAACTGAGTGACTCGGAAGGTCCAAGGGGGAAGACTCCCTGGAGGAGGTGACCTTTGGGGCAGGCTGAAGGTCAAGGTTTGAGGGACAGTCCATCTCTTATAAGCCATGGAGCTTTGGGCaaaatctctttccctttcctggcCTCAGTTTTACTCTGTAAAAGAGAGATTTGGAGCTGATCCCTTCCAGTTTTttctctgccctgggaagaggCAGGCAGGGCTAAGTTgctagtatctgaggttggatttgaactcaggccgggtgctctctccactgcccccctgcccctgccccctgGTCTCTTCTGTTTTTAAGTCCTCTCGTGCTCTATcccctttctgagtctcagtttcttcattcataaagaCCAGATGAGCTCGAGCTAGCTCTGTGTCTGTGGCCGCAGCAGAGGCCCGGCCTCCTTTTCACTTGGATTCTTCTCTCCCCGTGCCAGAGCCTCCGTCGAGAGATCCAGGGGCACCGAGGCCGGGTGGAGGAGGTGCTGGAACGGGCCGGGGCGCTGGCCTCCCTGCGCAGCCCAGAGGCCGAGGTGGTGAGCCAGAGTCTGGAGCGTCTGCAGGGCCTGTGGAGCTCCCTGCAGGAGGAGGCTGAGCGGAGGCAGCAGGTGCTGGACGCTGCCTTCCAGGTGGAGCAGTACTACTTCGACATGTCGGAGGTGGAGGCCTGGTTGGGGGAGCAGGAGCTGCTACTGATGAGCGAAGAGACGGGCAAGGTTGGCCTGGACAAGGTTCCCCAGGGAGGGGAGTCACGGGGACCCGGGGAGGGCTGTCCCCATTCGGCCCCTTCCACAGCCTCCGAAGGGAGGAGAGAATGCTCATAATCTGCCCTTGATACACGGACAAGCTCCTCGTCCTCCCTGACCCTCAGTCTCCTCTGTTCAATGAGGGTGGGCTGGATGATTGTCTCTAAGAGCCCTTCCGACTCTAGTCCTCTGATCCCATGAATCTCTGcgggcctcggtttcctcatctgtcaaacgaGGGCCTCTACCTCCCTTCCCTGATCCCGGGATCCTCTCTCCTTTGGAGGTCCCGGTGGGACAGTGGTCTGCCCCCCCCATCATTCTTTCCGGGCCCACAGGATGAGCAGAGCACCCTCCAGCTCCTGAAGAAGCACCTGCTGCTGGAACAAAGCATTGAGAATTATGAGGAGAGCATCGCCCAGCTGTCCCGCCAGTGTCGTTCCCTGCTGGAGATGGGGCATCCGGACAGGTGGGCGGCGCGCGCCCCGCAGTTCCCGCAGAGAGCGCAGGCGCGGCCGCTCTCCGTTCTAGCTGGGAGAGGGGGGATCCCGGGGTGGCAAGTCTTTGACTCTGGCATCGCCTGCGCTGCTCAGGGTCACTGGCCAGCCCCCAGAAAGCTCGGATTTACAGGGGGAGGAGACAAAGCCCCTGGGCAAAGGCCAGGGCAGGATGGTTCAGTGGATATGCCGCAGTCTCCAGAGTCCggaaagcctgaattcaaattctggggTTCGGGTTCTTCTTAAGGCCCGGACGGCCACGGGGGTCCCTCCTAGCTCTAGACCCTGCCGCCTCTTGTCCCTCAGTGAGCAGATCAGCCGACGGCAGTCTCAGGTGGACCGCCTGTACGTGGCCCTGAAGGAGCTGGGGGAGGAACGGCGCGCGCGGCTGGAGCAGCAGTACTGGCTGTATCAGCTGAGCCGCCAGGTGGACGAGCTGGAGCACTGGATTGCGGAGAAGGAGGTGGTGGCCGGCTCCCCCGAGCTGGGCCAGGACTTCGAGCACGTCACGGTGAGTGTGGGCGCGGGACGGCCCAGGAAGCCAGCTGGAGGATCCGGGAGGAGCGGGGGTTGGGGAAGTCACGCACACGCTCGGGTAGCCGGGACCCAGAGTTGGGCCGACCCCCAATATCCCAGGGTTTGTTCTTGGGAGCTAAAaggaccaggggtcctcaaactttttaaataggggccagttcactgtccctcagactgtgggagggctggactctagtaaaaacaaaaactgttttgtgggcctttaaataaagaaacttcctagccggtgagggggataaacgtcctcagctgccgcatctggcccgcgggccgcagtttgaggacccctgggttCGGTCTCGCGTGAAAGAGAGGGACTATGGGAGGATGTTCCCAGGGTTGTGAGGGACCCAGGCTAGTAATGGGAACTAAATCAGGAAGGGCTCTGCTTCTTCTACCTGGCGTGGGGGTAAAGGGGAGCCTGGGAGATCGGAGGATTCAGAGCTCGAGAAGATCCTCGAGGCGACCGAGTCCCGTCCCACCCTCCCTGCCCCACTCAGGTCCTGCAAGAGAAGTTCACCGAGTTCGCCAGCGAGACGGGCAACGCCGGGCGGGAGAGGCTCGCCGCCGTCAATCAGATGGTGGACGAGCTGATCGAGTGCGGCCACACGGCCGCCGCCACCATGGCCGAATGGAAGGACGGGCTCAACGAGGCCTGGGCCGAGCTGCTGGAGCTCATGGGCACGCGCGCCCAGCTGCTGGCCGCCTCTCGCGAGCTGCACAAGTTCTTCAGCGACGCCCGCGAGCTGCAGAGCCAGATCGAGGAGAAGCGCAGGCGGCTGCCCCGCCTGACGGCCCCTCCGGAGCCGAGGTCCAACGCGGGCAGCGTGCAGCGGGCGCTGAGGGCCTTCGAGCACGACCTGCAGCTGCTCGTGTCCCAGGTGAGGCTCCGGAGCGGAGCAGGAGGCTCCGTCTCTACTTCTGTAAAGTGGAAATAGTAGGGCCCACATCACCTGCTTTCCAGGCTCAGCTTGTCATGGGACGGGGGGGGGAGGGTTTAAGTCTTAAAGCATCAGGGAGATGGGCTTAGTGGCAGTGATATTCAGTAAGCCTGAAATAAGGAGGATTTGCATCCAGATCCCGGCTCAGGGACATCCTCGCTGggtgatcttaggtaagtcatttccctcaaaaaatccttctttctaaaatgggggtggaggggaggagaggacagCATGGATTAGCTCAGCTCTAATGACCTTCTAGCTCTCCCTCCTGTGATCTCAGCTGTGTAACTCGGGCATGTCACTCTCCCCACCCGAGACTTTCTTCTGTAAGAacaggaggcagctaggtggcagagtggatagagccccagccccgaagtcaggaggacttgagttcaaatctggcatttaacactttctggctgtgtgaccttgggcaagtcacttaaccccccttgcctcagaggggaaaaaagaatagggATAATAGTATTCCTCTTGTAAAAATGTGATCTGTTGTCATTTGAGGCAATCGGGAACGAGCtcctgagtgtctgaggctggatttgaactcctggcCTCTTGATGCCAAGAGCACTGCTCTAGCTGCCCCTTGATTTGTTGTTAATATCTTTCTAGAAGCCTTGAATGAGAGGGCTCTGGGTTCGAATCCCAACCCTGCTGTTGAGTACAAACCGTTTCCATTCTCAGAGTTTGCTTCTagaaagtgtgtgtggggggttaTTCTCCAGGGCCTCTGCCAGTCCTGTGTACCATGTTCCTACAAGAAGCTCTCCAGGGAGCACGAGCAGCTGACTGGGAAACGGCCCCAGAGGGCCCCAGACCTGCTCCCAAACGTGGCAGGGCCCAGAGGCCCGGAGCCCCCCGAGCCGGGGCGGCCTGCTGCGTGGCCCAAGGAAGGGGCTTGAGTGGCCAGGCTGAGACTGCAGGTTACAAGCCTCCCCCCTCGCCCGCTCTGAACCTCTTCCGGCCGGGCCGGGGAGGCTCCCTGGAGGAGGCCGCCAGGGGATGTTTGGGGATTTCTCCACATCAGTGTCTCCCTGGTTACCGAGTCACGCTCCTTGTGAAAATCCCGGCAGCGAGGACGGGAAAAGAAGGCTGTGTGTGTGTCAGGCAGAATGTAGAGTTCTGCCCCCCTAGGGGGGACCCTTGTGGACACCCCAGTACAGCAAAGGGGTGAGGCTTGCACACAGGTCGCTGGAATACCCAGAATGCTTTAATGAATGCGTCAGAGAGCCACAGAGCAGGGGATTGCGTAACATCCAAGGGAGAACCATGTCATTAATCTGGAGCCAAGCAAGAAACactgataataatgatgacaagGGGAGTAATAACAGCTAATGTCGATTTACAGATTACAGATATATCTTCTTTaatgctcacaacaaccctaagaggcAAGTGctgtgattatccccattttacagatgaggaaactgaggcagccaggttaagtcaatcagtaaacattttaaaCGCCTcctaccaggcactgtgctaagttctagggataaaaagagtcaaaagacaatccttgcccTTAAAAagctaatgggaaagacaacatgtcAACAAAGATCCAAAGCCAACTATATACAGGACAAGTAGAAGATGATTAACAGGGGGAAGGCACTagatttttaataatcttttagtttcttcatttccacataaagacaattttaaaaatccttttgttttttatttcatccatttttttctttccctatgtcACCTTCTTCCTCTCTGAGACAATAAGCAACCTGAGACAGGTTATACGTGTTCTGAAGCGGATTAGTTATGTTGCGAAAGAAGACACggacacaaagggaaaaaaaaactacacacaAAAAAGATGGGAAGTCAGGGGCAGCCGGTTGGTGCAGTGGTCTGCTTCGCTCTGCACTCAGATCCCATCAGCCATTTCACTGGATGTGGCTAGTGCTTTTGATCatggtcctttggaattgtcttggatcattgcattgctgagaatagctcagtcattcacagttgatcatttttGACAATGTTACTGTTACCTCGTACAGTGTTCCGGAGTTGtccatttcactctgcatcagtttgcAGCGGGTTTTTCTGTCTGGTTGTTGtgcatttcactctgcatcagtttgcAGCGGGTTTTTCTGTCTGGTTGTTGtgcatttcattctgcatcagtttgcAGCGGGTTTTTCTGTCTGGTTGTTGtgcatttcattctgcatcagtttgcAGCGGGTTTTTCTGTTCCGGTGTTGTGCATTTCCCTCTGTATCATTTTGCAGCGGGTTTTTCTGTCTGGTTGTTGtgcatttcattctgcatcagtttgcAGCGGGTTTTTCTGTTCCAGTGTTGTGCATTTCCCTCTGCATCAATTTGCAGCGGAGTTTTTCTGTTccggtgctgctcatttcactctgcatcagtttgcAGTGGGTTTTTTTGTTCCGATGTTGTGCATTTCCCTCTGCATCAGTTTGCAGCGGGTTTTTCTGTCCAGTGTTGtgcatttcactcagcatcagtttgcaGCAGGTTTTTCTGTTccggtgctgctcatttcactctgcatcagtttgcAGCGGGTTTTTCTGTGTCGGGGTTGTGCATtacactttgcatcagtttgcaGCGGGGTTTTTCTCTTCCCGTGTTGTGCATTTCCCTCTGCATCAGTTTGCAGCAGATTTTTCTGTTCCGGTGTTGTGCATTTCCCTCTGCATCATTTTACAGCAGGTTTTTCTGttctggtgctgctcatttcactctgcatcagtttgcAGCGGGTTTTTCTGTTCGGGTGTTGTGCatttcactctacatcagtttGCAGCTTagggtttttttctgaaatctgcctgctcatcttttcatatagcacaatagtatcccatcacaATAATATAACCCAGCTAGTCCAACCATTCCCCTATGGATGGACATggcctcaatttccaattctcggaaggcactagaattaagagggattggagaAGGCTTCCAAGAAACAAATAGAGCAGATTCTAtctagttgggacttaaaagaaggcAGGGAGGTCCATGTTCAAAGTGGAGGACAAGAGAGGATTCTAGGCCCTTggggatagccagagaaaaaGCCGGGTTGAGAAAGAACAAGCATTTTGCTCACGGAACAGCCCGGGGGCAGATGGAACTGAATCAAAGAGGATATGTCAGGGAGTAAGATGTAAAAGGACTAGAAAGGTAGATTAGGTGCCGTGTCCAGACATCCACATGAGCAGAGGCTGCCCAGGGGCACACATCAGGGCAGCGTCAGAAGCATCAGCGTCCAGCTCATTGGACAACCAACCCTATGGTTTGTCCTCACTCAGgaacccccccccccttctcctttcATCAGGTACGGCAGCTCCAGGAGGGGGCAGCCCAGCTGCGGACCGTGTATGCGGGGGAGCACGCCGAggccatccaggggagggagcAGGAGGTTCTGCAAGGCTGGCGGGAGCTCCTGGCTGCCTGCGAGGACGCCAGGCTGCACGTCAGCTCCACGGCGGATGCCCTCCGTTTTCACAGTCAGGCCCGAGAGCTGCTGACTTGGATGGAAGGCATCGTGGGCCAGATCGGGGCCACTGACAAACCCAGGTGGGGACCCTCCCGTCCTGTCCCTGCCCTTGCTAACCAGCAGCCAAGCCCAGGCAGGGATGCGAGGGCCAGAGGGAGGGTCAGCGCACCGTCTTAGCCAATCAAGCAGAGAATCTTAAAGCCGGCCCTGTTCCCAGCTAGTCCAACCTGAATGGGAAGGTTCTAGGTACTGTCTCTGACCAATAATCATCCAGTGGCCTGTAATGACAGGAACTTCCTTCCCATCTCCTGAAGCAGCCCGTTTTTACCGTGGAACATCTCTGATGGTTAGCGTCCTTTCCTTTCATCAAGTGGGTTTTCTTTTCTGAGCGTCTCTCTCCTCCCATCCCCCAGAGATGTGTCATCGGTGGAGGTGCTAATGAACTATCATCAAGGCCTGAAGAGTGAAATTGAGGCCCGGGGCCCAGAGCTGGCCTCCTGTCTGGAGCTGGGCCGTTCCCTGTTGCTTAGCAAGAGCCCTATGGCCGATGAGGTGGGGAGGGGCCGGGGGGGCGAGGGGGACCCCCCATTATTGACCAGGGATTGGGATACGTGGGGAGGCCGGGGAGTTCCTGGAGACCTTGTTCCCTCCCCTGACTCTTCCCCCCAACTCACCCCTCTTCCCTGTAGATCCAGGCCCAGCTGGACAAATTAGTGTCACGGAAAGAGGCGATGACGGATAAGTGGGACCAGCACTGGGAGTGGCTGCAGCAGAGTGAGTGGACCTCTGAAGCCCCTCCATGCATGTCTGCTCCCTGCTGGGAGAGCTGCCGAAGCCAGTGATAGAAGGGTGGGGGGCAGGTATTCAAGAACAGGTAGAGAAAGGGGTCACTGCTGAACAGGAACATCTGGGGGGGCTGCTCATAATGCACCAGGGAGATCCAGACTTGGGGGAAAGGCCCGAGGCATTCTGGGATGGGGGTGGCCAGTAGGAGTGTCCCTCAGGTGGCCACAGTTAAGGCGAATGGGTTAGGATTTAAGTGTCAGAGTAGGAAGGTGCCAGCCCCTTCCATGCGCCAACCTCCGAGGGGGCTCTCGACCTCATCTCCTGCTGCCCATTAGCAACCACTGGTGGGCCCTCGTGCCCAGGGGAGGCCCGTGAGGGCCACTGGAGCGGGTCAGGCACCTGGAGCCCTGTCTCACCCCCTCCGGGGTGGGCTGGGGCAGGGGTGGAAGTGAGCCCcccatccctccctttctcctgccTGCCCCACGCCCCACTCAGTGCTGGAGGTACACCAGTTTGCGCAGGAGGCCGTGGTGGCCGACGCCTGGCTAAATGCTCAGGAGCCTCTGCTGCAGAGCCGGGAGCTGGGCAGCAGCGTGGACGAGGTGGAGCAGCTGATCCGGCGGCACGAGGCCTTCCGCAAGGCGGCGGCGGCCTGGGAAGAGCGCTTCAGCTCCCTCCGACGCCTCACCACGGTCAGCCCTCCTCCGCCCCTTTCCCGCCCCGCCTCCGCTTGGTCCCGGGGGCAGGGCAGCCTGACAGCCTCCCTCTGCCTTCTCTAGATCGAGAAGCTGAAGGCTGAGCAGAGCAAGCAGCCTCCCACGCCCCTTTTGGGCCGCAAGATCTTCGGGGATCCCACGGAGCTGGCGGCCAAGGCGGCGCCCCTGCTGCGGCCCGGGCCCTATGAGCGAGCCCTGGATCCGCTGGGCAGGAGGAGCCCGGAGCCCCTGGCCCTCCCCAGCCGACTGGACTCGGCCCTGGCTGAAGGCCGAGCCAGGGTGGGCTACGTGCGGCAGGAACTGAAGCCGGAGAGGTTACAGCCGAGGCTCGACCGGCTCTACGAGAGCGCAGGAGAAGTCCTGTCTGGGCTCGCGGCGGGGGCGACGGCCGCGGCCGGGGCCGCGGTGGAGGAGGCCATTGCGCCGCGGCGGGAGAGGCTCGAGGCTCGAGGGGCGGCCCCGGTGGAGGTCACGGTGGAGCGGGGCCGCCCCGAGCGCCAAGTGTCCACCGACCTGGAGGTGGGCCGCGTGGAGGAGCTGCCTCGGCGGAGGGCGGACAGGCACCCGGAAAGGCAAGAGGCCGTTGAACACGAGCCCAAGCCGGCGGCTAGCCTTACTCTGGGCCGCTACGAGCAGCAGGAAAGGCGGAGGGAACGCCGAGAGAGGAGGCTGGAGCGCCAGGAGTCCAGTGAGCAGGAGACCCCCCGAACGGACCCTGCCCGCGGGTGAGTGGGAAGCCCCGCCCCCCGCCGATGATTGGGCCTGTCAGAGCCAGCGGCCACTCACCTCGTACCTCAGCTGGAGAAGCTCCCTGGGAGCTCGGGATTCCCTGGGCAGGCCGAGGGTCCCCAGGCTCCACCCCTTGCTCCTCATTGGGCATCCTCCCTTTCAGCCCCGCCTCCCCGTTTACCCCAGAAGCAGCATAAGGCTCTAGACAAACTGAGAATGGAACTGGGTTTGGCGATGTAGCTGGCTCGCTAGCTTCGGCCCTAGGGCCCAACTGGCCGTTTGGGGTCCGCGTCCCCAGTGCCGGATTCCGAAATCTGGGCATTGCTGCTGTGTGAGGTCCTGGAGGGGTCTTCCAGCCAGCCAGCCGTAAAGCCACAGACATGTATTATTAAAAACCTGTGTGCCAGGCGCTGGGCGAAGAGCTTTCCCTTATCTCCAGGGGAAATATCCTGGGCACATTTAAACAGATTGAGATTGAAGGTAGAAATCATTTATCGAGCGCTTGTTATGGACCAGGCTGAAGATCTGAAACTCAGCCCAACTGAATGCTGGTTAAtcggggtggggagagagaggctGGCCGCTGGGGGAAGGGCGCAGAGCAGGAAAGGCAAAGCTTCTAAGAGAGCTGATGGCTGGTTCCCAATCCTGGGGCTCACGTCCCCCCCAACCTTCTTCTCCAGGAAGGCCACTCTGGCGGATATCGTGGAGCAGCTCCAGGAGAAGGAGTCAAGCACGGGGCCTGCGGCCAACATCCCTGTCACTGCCACTGCGGGGGTAAATCCGGCAGCCAGGGGAGGTGGGCTTGAGTGGGTGCAGGGAGGCCTCGGGGTTCACTGGCTAATGCCGCCTCAGCCTCCGGCGCCGGGGCGGCCTAAAGCCTCTTTTGCTCCTCCAGCCCTCTCTCCCCCAATCCCGGGAACTCCCACCCTCGTTCCCCGAGAGGATGCCCCGTCCCGACCGGCCCCGTGCCCGCGACCGGCCCAAGCCCCGACGGCGTCCTCGGCCGCGGGACCCCAGCGGCGAAGGCGGCGGGGCGGGGAGGAGGTCTCGCTCGGCCCCAGCCCAGGGCACCAGCGCCCCGCCCCCTCCGCCGCCCAGCCACACGGTCCAGCGAGAGGGCTTCTTGCTTCGCAAGAGAGAGCTGGAGGGACCCAACCGCAAGGCGTCCAACAGGTGAGGCGGGGCCGGCTGAATTGCCTGGTCCAGCTGGGCAGAGGGACCCCAAAGGGAAGTGGAAGCCTAATGGAGCAAGTGGCATTTCTCTTCGTCCCTGATTCCCCTCCTCCGTGGTCTCTAAAGTGTGGATCTTCAGAGATGGGGAAGAGGTACCTGGTGGTTTATTCCAGACTGATGGAAAGCAGGGAAGCCAATTTAGGAGGCTGGCCCAGTAACTGAAGCAGATGGGGAATAACTGGGGCCCCAGAGACCCCCCTGGACTTCTTCTCTACCCTCCCTTCCCAGGTCGTGGATGAATTTGTACTGTGTGCTCAACAAAGGTGACCTGGGCTTCTACAAAGACGCCAAGGGCCCATCATCGGGCGGCACTCACGGAGGAGAGCCTCTGCTCAGCCTGCACAATGCCATCTGTGAGGTGGCCAGtgactacaaaaagaaaaagaatgttttcaaACTCAAGTAAGCTTGCCAGCCCAGGGAGCCAGGAGGGCCAACTTCTAGCCTAAACAGCCCTAGATCTTGCaaatgattctgggaaagtcgTTTCCCTCTCCAGCCTCAAGCTGTTTCCTCACTCATTTCGCAAGCACTTGTTAAGTGCCTGCCTTGTGGACAATATGGCAGGGAGATAGTTCTCCTCATGTCTagcccctgccctcaggaagcttaggATCTAGTAAATGGGAGAACTACAGACAGGTTACTTGATGCATGATATTTCATGGTAAGGCCCATTACACTATTGGGGTCATCGAGGAACTCTTCATGGAAATGTAGTTCTTGCATTTGGCCTTTAAGGGGGTGAGTTTGAATGGGATGGGCAGCCGGGCTCTGGTTTGGGGTGGAGGGTGACTGCCCACTTatgcctcccctttcctccctacAGGACCCACGATGGCAGCGAATTCCTTCTCCAAGCCAAAGATGAGGTAAGGGACGGCTTCTGTTTAAGGAGACGAGGCTGTTGAGGGAGTTCAGACCAGTCCTCTCCCCTGGGTCAAGGGAAGAACCATTAGCTCGTGTTCTATTCAACCATtcgattcaacaaatatttatttcccaTTTAGGTCCCTTCCACTGGGTGGAATGAGAAACAATAGAGCTCCCTAAGGGAGCTTATATTCCACAGAGGGAGGCAAATAAATACTTGCCTTTCACACagctggcatttaataaatgctcttttgaATGAGTGAATGATCCAAAATATGCCCAAAGAAGATAGCGAGTGAAAGGGGACCAAGAAATCTGAATGTTGAGGGGGGGAGAAAGCACTTTCAGCTGTGCTGATGAGAGAAGACAGGAGGAGAGATTGAGCTCTGAATGTGAAAGAAAGGGATTCTGGGAGGCGAATGCCTGGAGGGGTGCATGGGGCAGGATGAGGTTGGGAAAGTGCTTAAAGCAGAGGGTGAAGGACCCCAAGACTGGAAGGGAGGCTTTAtttagattatgaagggctttggatGCCAGGCTGGCAATTAGCACTTTATTCTTCACGTGAGAGGGACCCCGGAGAATTGTATGAGAAGAGTGTCGGGTGGGACTTGTGCCTTAGGAAAAGGACGTGGGCATCTTTGGGCTGGAGGCCGGGAGGCCAGGTGCCATGTCTGGGGGAGGATGCCCCCTTTTTGTCGTCCCCGATCCTGGGTCCCCTCACTTCCTTTCGGACGCGCTGGCCCCAAGGAGCCACGTGCAGAAGAGATGTCCGCACTTTGCGATTGGGCCGAGGGCGGGGCTCAGGCTAAGCCCCGCCCCCggccccaccccccacccccgtcCCCAGGAGGAAATGAAGGGCTGGCTGCAGGCCGTGGAGAGCTCGGTGGCGGAGCACGCGGAGATCTCCCGCTGGAGCCAGACGCTGCCCACCACTTCTTCCACCGACGAGGCTAACCCGAGGCCGGAGGGCCCGGGCTCCCGGAGAGCGAGCGGCCGCCGGAAGTGACCCCGCCCCGGGGTCTCCGCCACTCCGCCGGCCCCGGGCCTTACCCCCGCGGGCAGGCCCACCCCGAGGGCCCTGAACCACACTGAGACGTCTTACCTTCCGCCTTCCCCGCCTCCACCCGCCCGGGCCCCGGACACTCGGCCCTTCTCCCTCTGACGTGGGGAGACGCCCCCTGGGCCGGCGGGCCCCGAGATCCGCGGACGCTGACACGAGGGGGACACGAGGGGGAAGGGTCGGGTGCCCTCTCCCAGCCCGGGGGGTGCCTCATGCCATCGGCCCCTTGCTGGAGGCCCGCCCTCACAAGCCATATCGCTGTTCCGTCCCCTTCCCCCGGGTCttgggcttcatttttttttatgcaataaatgaggtggggggaggggacacGGGGGAGTAGTCTGCGTCTGAgcgggggagagggaggggagagcaaACTGAGCCAAGCCTCCCTTCCCCTCGGACTCCTTCCTGCCCTCCAGGGTCCTTGGCCCGGAGGAAGGGACGGGAGGACCCTCCGACGTGTGGAAGCAATCAAGCCACCTCAGCCCCGCGTTTTTTCCGGGGACGGGGAGCACAATGCTGTCAGGAGATCGGGGTGGGTGGACGGAGGCCTGTGGGGGGGCCAGTGAGGCCTGCCCTCTCCCTGGGGACCCGGGGCGCCCCTCGGGGCGGCCAGCCCAGGGTGCTGGGGATGCGGGGGTCCCTCCTCTGCCTTTACCTCACTTCCAAAGCTGCCTTGTTCTGCCTACGGGCCGGTAGggtgaggggggaggagaggggaccCCGCAGCCTGACCCCCCCCCCATCTCCCATGCTCAGCGCCATCCATTTGTTTGCAATCCTCCATCCCTCCATGGACCTTCCTCTCATCTACCTGTAGAGACTCCGACTGCTTTCCATAGGATTTGCGGGAAGGGTCTGATCCCCTCCAGGTGCCCCCAAAGCGGGAAGGGAGCTCCTGAGGCCTGCCAACCATGCACGGCCGGGCGCCGCTGCCCCTGCATGCTCCATGCCGGGCACCCTCCCCCAGCCTCAGGAAGGGGCTGGCAGCGGGGTCGCCCCaggctggggggagggagagggagggccGCGGCCCCGGCGCACTGTATGCACCTTTAATAAACCCTTGCTCTGTCCAGTctctgctgctgttgctgcccCTGCTCTTTGGATTGGGGGGCGCCTGGGGATGGAGTCGGGGTGGTGAGGGGTGGGGTCTGCTTGGCAGAAAATAGCAGGATCTAGGTCCCAGGCCCCAAACCCGGGGCTGAATGTGGGCCTTCTGCCCGCCTCACTGCTCATCTCAGAGGCCCCAAAGCC
Proteins encoded in this region:
- the LOC127556197 gene encoding uncharacterized protein LOC127556197; amino-acid sequence: MLLLPRTVFRSCPFHSASVCSGFFCLVVVHFTLHQFAAGFSVWLLCISFCISLQRVFLSGCCAFHSASVCSGFFCSGVVHFPLYHFAAGFSVWLLCISFCISLQRVFLFQCCAFPSASICSGVFLFRCCSFHSASVCSGFFCSDVVHFPLHQFAAGFSVPVLLISLCISLQRVFLCRGCALHFASVCSGVFLFPCCAFPSASVCSRFFCSGVVHFPLHHFTAGFSVLVLLISLCISLQRVFLFGCCAFHSTSVCSLGFFSEICLLIFSYSTIVSHHNNITQLVQPFPYGWTWPQFPILGRH